The Brachypodium distachyon strain Bd21 chromosome 4, Brachypodium_distachyon_v3.0, whole genome shotgun sequence nucleotide sequence TTATATCTagagaaaacacatattcTTAAGAGAGAATGAATATATATAGAGCAAAACAGAATCGAATagagagaaaacacatattcGTGAGGAAGAAtggatatatttatatataaagagaaaacacatattcTTGAGAGATGAtggatatatatagagagagaaagaCGAGATCAaatagagagagaaaacacatatttGTGAGAGAATGAATATAtacagggagagagagaaaacacatattcTCGAGAGAGCATGAATTTAAACAtagagagaaaaatgaaatcgAATAGAGAGACAAAACACATATTCGTGAGAGATAATGAATAAACAGATAGAAAACACGTATTCTTGAGAGTATACAGGTCAATGAACGACGAACAGTACAACGTTGGGTTCCTTATCTGCCGCGACACTGTACATGAACAATGACTTGCTTTGTCCTACCCGTaggttctactccctccgtttcataattcttgtcgaaatattatatgtatctatttttagacaaatttgagacaacaatTATGCAACTGAGAAAGTAACTTTTATCTGCGGATCGGCACCAGTAGAGATCTTTGGTTGATTAACCAGGAAGATTGATCCAGATCCTTTTACCCATGGTACACTGCGGGATGGGGAATCAATTATAAAATTTTCCCAGGTACAGTTTTACACTGTAGTCACGCAGGGCATGCAGTAGCCTGCCGCCTCCTACGCTTAGGTAGCGACGGTGACGGCGTCTGCTTACGTCTGGCCTGCCTCACGCTTCCCGATCAGACGTCTCAGCGCAACAGCCTAAACGGTCCAGATAGGTGGACTAGAGTTCTCGGGTGTAAAAAATGCGGTCTCGAAAATAAATCCAATAGTCTCtataatgaaattaaattacTATGAAAAGAATTAAAACCTGACCTTATATTATATGTTTTGGCAGGGACACAAGATGGCAAACCATGCGGAACGTCATCATCTCCATCTACCAACCGTCGCACTTGGCAAGCCTGATCCCAGCCATCCAACCTTACGTGGAGCGGGCCGGTCGTCTCCTCCGCCATGGAGAGGAGATCACCTTCTCCGACCTCTCCCTGAAGCTATTCAGCGACACCATCGGCCAGGTCGCCTTTGGGGTCGACTTCGGCCTCACCAAAGGCAAAGGCGCCGAGGCCGAGGAGAGCATCCCCGACGGCTTCATCCGGAAGCATTTCTACGCCACCACCGAGCTCAAGATGGACCTGTCGGGCTCACTGTCCATGTTGCTCGGCATGGTGGCGCCGCTGATGCAGGATCCCGTGCGGCAGCTCCTGCTGCGCGTGCCGGGCTCCGCCGACAGACGGATGGAGGACACCAACTTGGCGCTGAGCGGGCTCCTGGACGGGATCGTGGCGGAGCGGGCTGCGCTGCCGGAGCTCGAGAGGGGGCAGAAGAACTTCCTCTCGGTGCTGCTCAACGCCAGGGAGAGCACCGAGGCCTTGAGGAATGTGTTCACGCCCGACTACGTGAGCGCGCTCACGTACGAGCACCTGCTCGCCGGGGCCGTCACCATGTCCTTCACGCTCTCGAGCCTCGTGTACCTGGTGGCCGCGCacccggaggtggaggagaagctTCTCCGGGAGATCGACGCGTTCGGGCCCAAGGACGTGGTGCCCAGCGCTGAGGAGCTCCACAACAATTTCCCCTACCTAGAGCAGGTATATATGACGTCTAGCTACAGTATGTTTTAATTAACGATTAAACCTGAATTTTGAAGCTAATTAAACCCTAAACCTAATATATAGGTCTTGAAGGAGACCATGAGATTTTTCACCGTGTCTCCGCTAATTGCAAGGGAGGCATCCGAAGATGTTGAAATTGGAGGCTATCTCTTGCCCAAGGTATTAATTCTTTATCTGCATTCCACGAGGTCCTCATTAGTACATCTTTATCAAGTTTTGCATCCGACAAAAATTCCCAGAAAGCACGACTTTTTTATTACGAAataagctactccctccaaccggtcttgtctcaaatttatccaaatacaGATGTATCTATAAgtaaaaaacgtctacatatatgtaatatttttaCAAGTAATTCCtaccggccggagggagtagcatttatGCTCCTCGATCGACTAATGTGTTGGTTCTacaagtcaaatttcttagTACATCATTGTTTGTTTGTACATTCCCAACAACAATTCTGACAACCCACAATCTGGTGCAAATTAATGTATGCAAGGGCACATGGATATGGTTGGCACCAGGCGTGCTAGCAAAAGACCCGAAGCAGTTCCCGGACCCTTATGTGTTCCGTCCCGAGAGGTTCGATCCTGAGAGCGAGGAATGCAAGCAGAGGCACCCCTACGCCTTCATCCCCTTTGGCATTGGTCCTCGGGCATGCATCGGACAGAAGTTCTCCATGCAGCAGCTcaagctcgtcgtcgtccacctcTACCGCCAGTACGTCTTCAGGCACTCACCAAATATGGAGGCCCCCCTTCAGTTCCAGTTCTCCATTGTTGTCAACTTCAAGCACGGTGTCAAGCTCCATGTCATTGAGAGGAATGCATGATGTGTGTGCGACAAGTGGCGTACAATAAGCATGCCAAATGGACTGCATATATAGGGCCTGTTTGATTTACAACCAAAAGTAGCCTCACCAAAAAATTGTCTTGCCCATGAAATTTGGTTGGTGTTTGGATGGACTCCAAAATTTTGGCTCGCCCAGCCCATCTGGGGCGCGCCCGTGCGTTTCCACGCGAAGTATTGGCGAGTCGAGGGCAATAAAAAGCTCCGCCAAAGAATTGACAACGCCCCTCACCCTCTAATCTCTGGTGGCCCACAACCCGTTCTTCTCAAGGGGTGCCTAACGAACACAGAAAAATACGGTTTCCGGCCGCGCGTGTATCTCCACACCGATCGCTTTTCCGTTTTTCTTGTATCTTTCTCCTCCTTTTCCTCTAGCTAAGCACACCATGGGTCGAATCAGAGCAGAAATATCAAAGGAACAGGTGCTTTTGCTCTGTGAAAAAGCGAATCGGTGCATCAAAGAGAAAGTTCAGCAAACTTTTACAACTGTCTCGATCCACTACTCTGATCGATCAGTTACTTCTAGATCTACCTCGAGAATAAATAAGTGGTTCATGCTAAAATTTTACGAGAAATAATTGTAGCACGATTATTATAAGTTTGAGTTAAGTTGGCTGCAAACCAAATGTGGGAATAAAAAGTTTGCCAAAAAGTTGGCATTGCAATGGTAGCAATCCAAACAACACCCTCTTACCAAAGGTCATGCCCTTGTTTTGATCATGccaaaatttgccaaaaaaaaatggtgggGCTGATTGGGGCTCCAAACATAACCTGGTTTAGAGCCAATATGTACcaagccaattttttggtgtTGTTTGGATGATTGCCAACTTTTTGGCTTGCCAATGTTACTTTGTCagttcactttttttttttgttaaagtTGGCCAAATCATGaggaaacaaaagaacaaTCAAATTTTGACAGAGCGATGATGGCTAAAACCAACCAGCCCCTGATTTACAAGTTGGGGGTGGAGGAGCTGCTTCCCGGCCTTGACTTGAATTCCTCTGCTAGCTGCTGTCCAGACAGAGTGAGTCTAGTCGTGTCTTGTCTTCTCATGTGGGTTTGGCTGAGCCTGAGCCTGAGCCTGAGGGCAGTCGAGTTCAAGTCTGGACTCATGACTTGGTTGAGTCCAACTCATACTCTTTGCTCGCTGCATGCACACAGGTCAAACCAGACAGAAATCCCCAAATCCACAGAATCGATCATTGCATCATCGTCTTGGATCGAGCAGCAGCCAAGCCATGGCGGCACAAGACTCTTCCTCCGGCGACACAAGGCTGAGATCCGCTCTCACGGTGAGCGCCGACGACCGCGCGCGCCTCCACGCCCTCTTGCAGGACTCTccgtctccggctccggctccggcagcAGCGAACAATACTAGTCAACATCATGTGGCAAGCTTCTTCGAGGGGTTGGCGCTGCGAGGGATCCGCGTCCTCAGCATCCAGCCAGGCCTCATCCGCTGCTCCTACACCGTCCCAAACCACCTCACAGTATGTGCTTTcatcccttcttcttcatccaaCCTTTTCCATTTCTCTCGCCTCACCAAAACACACAACACGGCACGCAGGACGCCGCCACGGGCTgcctggccgccggcgccgtggtgTCCCTGGTGGACGAGGTCGgctcggcggccgccatcgccgACGCGCAGAACCTCAAGGTCTCCGTCGACATGTCCGTCGCCTTCGCCGACCTCTCCCAGGCGCGCCCGGGGGACAAGCTCTGCATCGTCGCCAGGGCCTTGGGGCACAAGGGCGCCTACTCCGGGACGCACGTGCTCTTCACCAACGCCGGCAATGGCCGCGTCGTCGCCGAGGGCAGGCACTCCCTCTTCGGCaacatgaagaagaagactacaactcctgctcctgctcctgctgctcaCACCAGGAGCAACATGTGATGTATCATCTACTGCGTATCTACTACTAAGCTCATTCATCATGTATGTATTCTGTAATGCTTATCTACTACGTACGAATTAGCTCATTCATCATGTACTGTACTACTATAACCCTGCAGTTTGAGCATACCAACTAGCAAGCATTTCCAGTTCCTGTTGTAATAACAATGATAAAAGATAACAACCACCAGAGGACATCATCAAACAGTTAATTGCATTCCTTCTGGctcatcatcgtcatcacaccAGAATATTGTCTGCTGAGGCTAATGTTTTGTCCATCCACCACAAAATAAGAACTACTTTCAGATCCAGAATTCTATTTTGGGTGCTATGAATAACCCACTACAGATTTTATTACAGTTGCGCTGTCAAATTTTAACCCTTTTGTTGCCGATTCTCTCAAGGGGAAAACTTCCTCTGCGAAAAATAAATGTGCAAAGTCTTTCTTCTTGtataccaccaccacccagGCACCCACTACAAAAATCGGACATCTTCTAGTTTCCAGGCTTCCTCACAAACGCCTTTTGGACCTGCACAGGTACAGCACAAAACAAGTTATTCTACAGTCCATTTGACATGCTTACATACTTCCACTGTGATAGTTATCAACTTGTTTACCTGCTCCAGTGTCAAGAACATAATCACATTCCATGATCCCAGCCTAGCAAAGTTTGGAAGGAAGCCTTTGTAAAATGCCAGAGGTCCCTGCACACACAACTCCTACGTATTAGCAACCTGCTCCGACTTACTTTGCATTCAACGGGTATATAACTAAATCAGTGCCTGGGAGCCAGGGATGTCCAGAATATTCACTTCACAGATATCACCGAGTATACCATTCACAAAGCATAGCTCAAGAGATACTTAAGCAATTTGATACACACAGTGGAGAACAGTATCAACATATTGTGCAGTGCAGAATTAAGCTTGACATGCCATCATTAATTGACATAAATAAAGAGTTAAATGTTAGGAGATGAAAATAACATAACTCCTACAATGTGCTGTCGCGGACAGAAAGCTGTATAGGTACACGGTGATATATAAACAACGGAGTTCCCATGATGACATGATTGCTTGGATATAAAAAGGCTGTTGATCTGTTCAATTTCAAGAACCACCAGAAGGCTGTCACTATTTCATGATGACAACCTTCAGGCCAGTTAATTCGAAGAGAGTATGCATAAGTGGCCAATGAATTATCTACTCTAATACCATACTACAAATGAATATCAATATGAAACTGTGAACTGTATAAGCAAATGTGTCCTAGATGCTAGATGTGTTTGAAAGAAACTGTTATATATAAGTACTCTCATCTAATTCTGACTCAAAAGATAAAAGTCATGAACAACAGGGTAGAACATACATCATTTTTTAAGGTCTGCACAAAGCAATCGACAGTACTCTTGTAAGCTGAGTCACCCATCATTCTTGACTTAACCTGCAGGAAGGTGTGTTCAAAGGTTGTGTTACCCCAACAGTGTAAAGAGAAACCATGTTTGCACATCTACAATGCAAGAATTCAACAGTACAGAATACTTAATTGATAATGACCAGACAGCAACGAAGAAGCTTCTAATTGCACAAAGAAAGACGAACATCCAGGTTTCATAGAAAAACAGTCTTTATGCAGGCAAATTAGCATTCAGTAGTCATGGATGCAACCACTAAAGTCAAAGGCAAAAATCTGCAGAACGGCAGAACTACAAACCACACAAAGACAGAACGGCAGAACTACAAACCATTGTTGAGTTACTCCAACAGTGTAAAGAGAAACCATGCTTGCATATCTATAATGCAAGAATTCAATAGTACAGAAGACTTAATTGTCGATGACAAGACAACAAGGAAGAAGCTTCTAATTGTAAAAAGAAAGACCAGGATCCAGGTTTCATGGAAAAACAGCCTTTATGCAGGCAAATTAGCATTCAGTAGTCATGGATGCAACCATTAAAGTCAAAGGCAAAAATCTGCAGAACGGCAGAACTATAAACCACACAAAGACCGGACTAAGAAAACAGCTATGCGGAAAGACAATGAATACGTCATGAAATTGCAAGATGTGATGGGCAGAATAAAGGCCTGTAGTGAAATATCTTAGTTTAAACTTGGAATGGTCTACTATTCACCATCACATACCACCATTGCTGATATAAACTACTTGGTTTACTACCGAGTGGATGAATACACCAACAAAGCATGGCTCAGAAGAAGTCATTTACAGCTGGTCATCTGGGTAATAATGTTTCAGACTAGATCACTACAGTAGGGATAGGATAATTGCTCACTGAGCAGAGCAGGGAGGACATCTCACCACATCGACTGGAGAACCAACACAAACAGCAAAGAAGCCAGCGCCCAAACCAGACAAGATATGAGTCACCACATCATCTTTGAACCCAGGAAGTTTCAGAATGGTCTGCAACAATAAGCGACGCAGTTTACGTCAGCAAGAGAGACAAGGAACCAACCAATAAGAGACATCATGACAAGAAGCACACCTGCTTCACTTGATCATAGCTGGCCAACTCGGCAGCGTTGATGATGGCGTTACGTGCGACGTTCGGACCTATGCCAGTCCACAAAGCGGCAACCCCTTCCTAAAGTAAAGACGACACAGTCAAACATACATATAGATGTTGAAGCAAGCAATTCAGGAAAGTGTAACAGCAATCCAGCAGTTGGCTAGAGCAGAAGGCAACAGACCTGCCTAACAATCTTGGCGTAAGCATCCATTGCCCCAGCGTAGCGGCGCGGCATGCCGGGCGCGAGCTTCCCCTCGGACTGAAGCCTGACCTTGACGAGGTCAGTGGGGTTGGCCACAGCGATTGCAAGGGCACCTGATgaacaagaagaaaagcaCGGATGTCAGTGATTATGCTGCATTGCAGTTGGAAGGAAGAATTGGCTTGATCGAGGGATGGGGTAAGGTAAGCAACCAGTGGTGAAGCCAGCAGCGATCTTCTTGGACAAGGGCACATCCCCGACATGGTTTTCCCCAACGTAGAAGGACTTGACCTGAAAGGAAGGGAAGCAAAGTCGGTCGCTGTCAGGCAGAGTTGATTGTCTGGTAGCAGCAGCTAGAATGGGAACGAGATAGAGACAAGGgggttggggaagaaggggaaggaACGTACGGGCTCGTAGAGACCGATGCGGAGGCCGCCGTAGATGCACTGGCGGTGGAGGCCGGGTACGATGCCCTTCCAGAGCGCGGCGGCCCCTTCCTCCCTggcgatggtggcggcggtgccgagCAGGCCGCGGTACTTGAGCCCCCCCGCGACGTCCCCCGCCACGGCCTTCttctgcagctgcagcctgACCTTGGCCGTGTCCAGCGGGATGGTGGTGATCTGGGCACACCAGGGAGAAATCCCCGTGAGATTCGGAAATCCGAGCAAGgcagggagaagaagaaggaagaaggagatCCGGCGGCTGGTTGGGGTTTAGGGTTGGTACCTCGGCGAAGCAGGCGGCGATGGCGCTGGCGGTGAATCGGCCGGCGAAGGAGATGTCGGGCTTGGAGCCGTGGTCCGGCGCCATGGCTTCGGCTTTGcctggcggtggcagcaagCGAGAGGAAGACGGCGATCAACTCGGACAGGGACAAGGAAggcagggagagagagagaggagaatgGGGGGAAGAAGAATCAAACCtcaaggaaggaagaaaagaaaaagaagaaagcagaGCAGCTTTCCTTTTGCGTTTGCGTTTGCGTTTGCTCTCCACGAATTCTGGGCTGGCTTCTCTGCCTCTGGCTTGTGCTTATTAATTACCTGCAGCAGAGAGCAGATTTACGGGCGATTTTATTCTGATTAAGGATCGATGCGATGAGTCAGATGCGCATCACCTTCtcaatccatccatccactAGCCTGCCTGGCTGACTACTTACTACTAGCACAATTTCCCTTCCTTTGAACTCTgctgctgatgatgatgatgttgatCAATCCATCCTGAGTCCTGAGTTCCTGATTCAACGGTCTCCTCTGCAGCAGGCCTGCTGCTCCTTTCGTTGCCCTCTTTTTGCAACAAAGAGTTGAACACCTTTTGTTCAGAAACAGAAAATcttaaaacctgaaacacagTTCATTTAGAtattgctcttcttctttttggggGTAGAGGCAGAACAAGATTTTCAggggttttttctttcttccaaactagctagctagctagctagtagtagtagtagtagtagtagtttTCTTCGTACAGACAAAGAGATTGGCACCTTGGAAGCAAATCAGGCAGTGCTTTTTGGCACATGATTTGGAGGGGGTGGTACAGGCATGTCATCCAATTCCAATTCATTTGGTGCTACCTACTTGGCAGAATAAAGGGGAGTGCATATGCTGCTAGCTGATTTTGCTGCTGAATTTCACTATATCTGTCCACCACAAATTAAAAGGGCCCTACCACTCTTCTAGGGAGCTATATTCACTTAGCTGGTAACAAACTAAAGGTTTGTTCAAATTGTTGTAAGTAATATTCTAAAtgccactttttttttcttaaaagcGTTGGTGATATTGAAACGTTGATGGGCTAGTTACTGCTGAGAGAGAATGCATTATGTTTCATGGGCTGGAccattctttcttttccttcgtATAGTGCTGAGGTAGGGGGGTTTTTTTGACAGGCAAGAGGGAgggatttttttatttttttttgaaatgcaAGAGGGAGGGATTTGTTACATTGTTGTAATctgcaaaatgaaaaaaaaatgttcctCTATTtcttctctattttttttgagaaattccGCTCTTTCTTCTTAAAAAGCTGCTGGTGATACTGAAACATTGATGGGCTAGTTAGTGGTGAGAGAGAATGCATTATGTTCATGGGCTGGACCATTACTTCTTTTCCTAGCAAGCCTGGCCCATTCATTCTCGCAGACAATAACCTGTTTTCTTTTGACCATCCAAAGTTCTACTTTTGGTAAAGCAAATGTGGACCTTTGAAACTGGAGCACCATCCTGCGTCACCGAATATTCCCTTCACTGGCCCATGCCCAACACTTGGAACATAAACTTTTGCACTCAGTTCCATATCAGCAATCCTCAATTCATTCCGTTTCACCGTCAAAGCCTAGATTCAGCTAAACAGTTCAGTAGCAGCTATCAGTATTACACTAGCAGGGCGTAACGCTGTCTGGCCGGCTAGCTATTGTTGTCGCCGCTAATAACACAGTACAGATGATTAATTAATAAAAACTGCAGAAACCAAAggaccagctagctagctaatcaTATAGctgcacacacacacgcacacatacggatgcaccaccacacaGAAGAGAACAGAGCAGTTCAATTTGTTGGTCACTGATCCTGGATCTGCCATCAGTCAGAAAACTCAGATAAACCTCAGTAGATCTAGATCAGACATCGGCAAAGAGATGGTACGTCTTGGAGTCGACGGCGATGAGCCTGAgcgcggcgatggcggcggcgacggccaaGACAGTGAACCCGACGACGTTGAACCAGTGCCATGCCTTCCTCAGCGACGAGAGCCTGTGCCCGTTGGCCACCAGGTACATGTGGTTGGCCAGCACGAAGGTCAGCGGGAACGTGCTGAGCGCCCCGGTCAGGCTCATGAAGTCCCCCAGGAACGGCAGCGCCGCGGCCACCAGCGTGTTCACGGCCAGATAGCCTCCCCTGACGCCCACCCTGAACACCACGTTGTGCGCCGCGAAGGGACCGCCCCGCCCGCTCCCAAACCTCGTGTCCAGGTACTCGTACATCGGCGACGCAAAGATCTGCACATCGAAGAACATAGAAACATGATCTGGTGAACTGGTTCTGTGCATGAAACTCTTTACTTttactggaaaaaaaaacttgtaacAACATGTGTATAGATACTTACGTGTAGGGCGATGACGGTctggaggaaggcggcgaggtTGGCGACGGCCTTGACCCAGACAGGGCCATGAACACTGTTGAGCAGATAGCTGGACGTCTCGTTCCCATAAGCCCAGTACCCAATGAAAATCACGGCATACAACGGCACGGAACCGGCCGTGAACTGCAACCACAGCGCCTTCTCCATGTTCTTCACCACAGGCGGCTTGATCGTCGCCTGGATCTCCGGCAACATCCCGGTGTTATACGCAAACACCAAGCTCGCCGAGGCCCCGATCGTCGTGAACACCCGGCTCGACGGGTCCCCGGGGATACTATAAtccctcgccggcgcccggGCCCCGTCCCTCAACGCCAGCACGCACGCCGCCACGATGTAGATCAAGCTGAAGGCCGTCGAGAAGAGCAGCCAGACACGGAGCGCCGAGAGGTAAGGGATGCCGACGGCGAAGAGCGTGCACACGAAGCCGGAAATGACGATGCAGTAAGGGAGCTTCAGGGCGCCGTCGTCGCGGATGAGGAGGTAGAGGGCCTTGAGTGCCTGGCCGGCGAGGATGACGAAGCCGATGTTGATCATGAAGAGGTTGACGTACTGCATCGCCCAGGTGACGCGGTACATCCTGGCGCCGTAGATGTGGCCGGCGAGGTCCCGGTACCGGATGTGCCGCTTGCCGCCCAGGAGGTGGAGCTTGGCGAGGAGCGCGTTGGCGTACATGGAGACTCCGGCGGCGATGAGGAGCCCGATGGCGCCGCCGATCCAGCCCAGGGGCACCATGAGGGAGCCGGAGTAGCCCAGCACGTAGGCGCTGTTCACCCCCGTCGTCAGCACGAACCCTGCCTGGTACCATGGATCTGTGATATGTTCATCATCGTCAGTTAGTTCATCAAGCAGATTGTTAAGCCATGGAGAATTCATCCAGATTGAatcaagttaagccatcctaattttttctttttcagttcATCAAGCGATTAGCATGTCAAGTGGTCCAAAATCTTGTTAGGTACAGTACTGTGCGAAAATCTGCATCAACGACTGACGTGACACGTGCACCATCCTCCCCTGCTTAATTAACATGTGCTGCCTGGAGTATCACTTAGTAGTGGGTTTAGTagtacacacaaaaaaaaaggattaaaGGAGTAGTACTAGTCCTAGATACAACCTGGCTGATGTGCTGTCAGTGAACATGAAGTATGTACTTTGGCTCCACACGGAAAGACAAAATAGGTATGTATATGTTGGCAGTATGTATCGTCGTCGGTCAAACCAGCTAAGCTAGCGGCCCAAAAACAGAGACGTTGGGGGTGACGCAATGGTAACGGAAAGCCTAGGAAGCGTATGGATACAATGGTTACGGCTCAAATGATTAGAAATATCCAAGAAAAAGATGAAGAGATTATGAGCTCTCCTACGTCATGGTGGCTCATAGATAGGAAGATAAGTAGATTGGTGGGTTCTCTATGACTTGACCAACCTAAAATTGATGCACGGATGGATGGATAAAGACGATGGGGATTAACAAAGAAGAACAGGAGACCATGGTCGCCCTAATTTCTTTTCAGAGGAATTGAACAAGAAagcaaggaagaaagaaagaacaatCAGATAGACTGAGAACACTGATGAATTAAGTAATCAATCATCTGCAGCGTTTTGtaggacggacggacggacgtaCCGACGCCAATTTGGTGTGTGGTGTCATCGGCGGAGAGAGGCAAGTCCTCCTCGTTCTTGGCGACGCCGTCTTCCACCATGAACAccttcgtctccggcaccggctccGGTGCCGTCATGGCCATGGCTAATTACCTTAACAAGCAAGGAATTGAGATGGAACCGGAATGGAATTGAGTAGAGGTAGCAGGGCAGGGCAGGGCAGGGGAGAGCAGAGGGAGGATGGGCAGAGGGGAGTTGAGGTGTGTTGTTATTTATAGGAGGAGATGATGGAGGACTGCGTGGTTTGGCATGGCCGCCGACGACTATATCAAATTATTTATTACATTCCATACATGCGTGCgtcatgtttatttttttttattaaatagtTACTCCATGGCTAGCAGCTAGCCAGCTACTTCCACTTTTTCATGCACAGGCATTTTGAGGTTAAACTAATTTTGATCAACGATAAGACCAATGATATATATGTAGAGTCAATGTTAtaaattttatatcgttggaaatGTTTTTCAAATACGAATCTAATAATATAAGTTTTGTAATACTTAAACCTCAAAAcgttagtctaattgttggttaaaataaaattttgaatGTCTGTGTCATCCTTTGTGGAAAGGAGAAAGTCAttaattattactccctctgttacTAATTAATAGGCGTCAGAAATTTCGCAAAAGAACCTTTGCTATTTTCCAAAATCGACCTGCAGTCCAGTCCACGTTCTACCaaaacttttgcaaaaaaatcactgtagtttttcaaaatcaacTGCAGGTTGATTTGGTAAATtagtagaattttttttgcaaaaaatgatTAGCATCAATTAAttgggaacggagggagtatttttctgGCTAGCCAGCTAATGGAGTATTAATAAGCTTTTTTATGTCTTGATTTCAATcacgttttcttttctccacGCGCACCGGAATAATATAAAGAAATTCACTGCTCCTTTTCCTCCCATAATCAGTCGCGATCAGAcgaaaaaagaaagcaaaagaaataCACTAGTACTGCTTGTATATGTACGAGAGAGACGCGCACTACTACTGGAGAGTAGTAGGACGCACTTGAAATTGCAATGCAGAGGATCGAAGCCAGCAGCTCCAAGTACTGCCAGCCACCCCAACTGCAGTCCAAAaatcaagaaagaaacaaaaaccaaCAAACCGACTCTCTGCTCATCCATTGACCAGAAACAATGcactctctctccttttttttctttcattcttgggagaaaaacaaaatgaagcTCTTATCTTCAGGCTACTAGTAAGTCAGGGgaaaatggaaagaaaaagcagagcacacacatgcatatgtATCATATACGGCGTGTGTGTTAATTATTGTATCATATACGGCGTGTGTGTTAATTATTGTACATATACGGCTGTATATACAGGCTAGGAAAAGAATTAAAGCACAATTTGTCTTGGGCCTCCAATTCGATTG carries:
- the LOC100834741 gene encoding probable proline transporter 2 isoform X2; translation: MAMTAPEPVPETKVFMVEDGVAKNEEDLPLSADDTTHQIGVDPWYQAGFVLTTGVNSAYVLGYSGSLMVPLGWIGGAIGLLIAAGVSMYANALLAKLHLLGGKRHIRYRDLAGHIYGARMYRVTWAMQYVNLFMINIGFVILAGQALKALYLLIRDDGALKLPYCIVISGFVCTLFAVGIPYLSALRVWLLFSTAFSLIYIVAACVLALRDGARAPARDYSIPGDPSSRVFTTIGASASLVFAYNTGMLPEIQATIKPPVVKNMEKALWLQFTAGSVPLYAVIFIGYWAYGNETSSYLLNSVHGPVWVKAVANLAAFLQTVIALHIFASPMYEYLDTRFGSGRGGPFAAHNVVFRVGVRGGYLAVNTLVAAALPFLGDFMSLTGALSTFPLTFVLANHMYLVANGHRLSSLRKAWHWFNVVGFTVLAVAAAIAALRLIAVDSKTYHLFADV
- the LOC100834437 gene encoding mitochondrial uncoupling protein 1 is translated as MAPDHGSKPDISFAGRFTASAIAACFAEITTIPLDTAKVRLQLQKKAVAGDVAGGLKYRGLLGTAATIAREEGAAALWKGIVPGLHRQCIYGGLRIGLYEPVKSFYVGENHVGDVPLSKKIAAGFTTGALAIAVANPTDLVKVRLQSEGKLAPGMPRRYAGAMDAYAKIVRQEGVAALWTGIGPNVARNAIINAAELASYDQVKQTILKLPGFKDDVVTHILSGLGAGFFAVCVGSPVDVVKSRMMGDSAYKSTVDCFVQTLKNDGPLAFYKGFLPNFARLGSWNVIMFLTLEQVQKAFVRKPGN
- the LOC100834741 gene encoding probable proline transporter 2 isoform X1, which translates into the protein MATPAPETKVTVLDGVTKNKNDGEDAEDNLQPVVADGTSHQIGADPWYQAGFVLTTGVNSAYVLGYSGSLMVPLGWIGGAIGLLIAAGVSMYANALLAKLHLLGGKRHIRYRDLAGHIYGARMYRVTWAMQYVNLFMINIGFVILAGQALKALYLLIRDDGALKLPYCIVISGFVCTLFAVGIPYLSALRVWLLFSTAFSLIYIVAACVLALRDGARAPARDYSIPGDPSSRVFTTIGASASLVFAYNTGMLPEIQATIKPPVVKNMEKALWLQFTAGSVPLYAVIFIGYWAYGNETSSYLLNSVHGPVWVKAVANLAAFLQTVIALHIFASPMYEYLDTRFGSGRGGPFAAHNVVFRVGVRGGYLAVNTLVAAALPFLGDFMSLTGALSTFPLTFVLANHMYLVANGHRLSSLRKAWHWFNVVGFTVLAVAAAIAALRLIAVDSKTYHLFADV
- the LOC100838931 gene encoding cytochrome P450 711A1, with the translated sequence MMGGVGVLLSSWIEGSPSFSAVFFTLAALVFAVYFYEPSWRVRRVPGPLAFPLIGHLPLLAKHGPEVFGVLAERYGPIYRFHMGRQPLVMVASPELCREVGIKKFKSIPNRSMPSPIRCSPIHHKGLFFTRDTRWQTMRNVIISIYQPSHLASLIPAIQPYVERAGRLLRHGEEITFSDLSLKLFSDTIGQVAFGVDFGLTKGKGAEAEESIPDGFIRKHFYATTELKMDLSGSLSMLLGMVAPLMQDPVRQLLLRVPGSADRRMEDTNLALSGLLDGIVAERAALPELERGQKNFLSVLLNARESTEALRNVFTPDYVSALTYEHLLAGAVTMSFTLSSLVYLVAAHPEVEEKLLREIDAFGPKDVVPSAEELHNNFPYLEQVLKETMRFFTVSPLIAREASEDVEIGGYLLPKGTWIWLAPGVLAKDPKQFPDPYVFRPERFDPESEECKQRHPYAFIPFGIGPRACIGQKFSMQQLKLVVVHLYRQYVFRHSPNMEAPLQFQFSIVVNFKHGVKLHVIERNA
- the LOC100839238 gene encoding uncharacterized protein LOC100839238; protein product: MAAQDSSSGDTRLRSALTVSADDRARLHALLQDSPSPAPAPAAANNTSQHHVASFFEGLALRGIRVLSIQPGLIRCSYTVPNHLTDAATGCLAAGAVVSLVDEVGSAAAIADAQNLKVSVDMSVAFADLSQARPGDKLCIVARALGHKGAYSGTHVLFTNAGNGRVVAEGRHSLFGNMKKKTTTPAPAPAAHTRSNM